DNA sequence from the Actinomycetota bacterium genome:
GTGATCGCCGCGCCATTCGACACCCCCGGGGTCGCCGGTACCGAGGAGCTCGTACGGCGGTTCATCCTGCTCGCGACCGGTCAGCCACAGGTGCAGCTGGAGGAGCATCGCGAGCACGGCCTTCCCGAGCTCGACCCGACGGCGGAGCGGCTGCAGAGCTCGGGCTACCGGGTGCGCACGACCGGCAACGGGAACCTGCACGACTGGGTCACCATGATGGTGGTCAAGCACCAGCTGGCGGCTCGCCCTGCGCTCGGGCCGCTCGACGGTGGCTACGACGTGCTCTACAACTCGCTGTTCGCGGGCCGCGAGCGGGTGGCGCCGTTTTATCGACATCTGATCGCCGGCCGGCGCGACGACGACCCCGAGCTGGGCGTCGACATCGGGTTGATCGAGGGCACGCCGCCCGACATCTCCGCCATCCTGGCCGTCTGCGCAGCGGCGAACGTGGCCGAGGCGGTGCGTCAGGACACGGTGCCCAAGCTCGACGGGCTCGATCGACAGGTGCGGTCGAAGCTCGACCAGATGGAGTCGACGCTCGAGCTGCTGGAGGGCCAGCTCGCGGCGTTGCGCGACACCGACGCCAAGCTCGATCGCCTGCTCGATCTCTTGCGCCACCCCGTACGGAACGTCGGAGCGGCCGCGAGGCGCCGGATCTCCGAGTAGGTCGCTCCCCGCGTGCGCGTCGTCGTCGTCTCGGCCCACTACCCTCCAAACTTCGTCAGCGGAGGAACCGTGGCCGGCGGGAACGTGGGCACGACGTGAGCGTGTATGCGGGTCGGCTCGACGCGGGCCGGACGCCGCTCTCGACCTGGGAGGAGATCGACGAGGTCGGCCTCGCCGTCAGGTGGATCGTCACAACCGACGCGATCGACTGGTCGAGCACACGGAACTACGACAACCCGCCGGTCACCGCGGACTTCTCCGCCTATCTCCGCCGCGAGCGGCCCGACGTGGTGCACCTGCACACCCTTCAGTCGCTGGGGGCCGGGTTGGTGGGTGCATCGGCCGAAGGCGGGGCCAGGGTCGTCCTCACGATGCACGACTTCTGGTGGTTCTGCGCCCGGCAGTTCCTCGTCGAACACGACCTGCGGCCGTGCTCGCTCGTCGTCGACGCAGGCGTGTGCGAATGTCAGGTCGATCGCCCGTGGTTGGACGCGCGCACGAGGTTTCTGCGTGCACAGCTCGGCCATGTCGACGTCGTGCTTGCTCCCTCGAGCAGCGCGGCGCGCGTGTTCGCGGCCAACGGTGTGCCGGTCACCCGTCTGAAGGTCGACGAGAACGGGCTGCCAGAAGCCGAGGCGTCGGCGCGGGCACAGCGACCGGGTCGCCGAACGCGTGCGCACGGACCGGTACGGTTTCTCTACGCCGGCGGTTCGAATCCGATGAAGGGCGTGCAGGACCTCTTTGCCGCGGCACGCCATCTCACCGACCGCGCCGGCTGGCATCTCCGTGCCTACGGCACCGAAGAGCACGTCGCGGCCACGGGTGAGGAGGTCGACGCCCGTTCCATCGACGTGCTGGCAAGCTTCGACCCCGCGGAGCTCGACGACGTTCTGGCCGAAAGCGACGTGCTCGTGGTGCCGTCGGTCATGCGCGAGTCCCATTCGATCATCACGCGAGAAGCGCTGGTACGAGGCCTCGCGGTGGTCTGCACCGACAGTCTGGGCCCTGAGGAGGTCGTGGAGCACGGACGCAACGGCCTGGTCGTCCCCACGGGCGCGCCCCTCGCGCTGAGCCGCGCCATGCGCCGGCTGATCGACGAGCCGGCGCTGCTCGATCGCCTGCAGGCGGCGGCGCCGTCGGTGGCGGTGCGGCCGCTCTCCACCCAGCTCGACACCGCCGAAGAGGTTTATTCGTCGCCGTCGCGCGAAAGAGAAGTGACCCAGGTCCGGCGGGTGCTCTTCGTGAGCGGTATCGAAGGAGCACCGCTCCGTTACCGCGTCCGCTTGCCGGCCGAAGCGCTCGAGCTCCTCGGCGTCGAGAGCGAGGTGCGCCACTACCGCGACCCGGGGCTCGACCAGATCGCGGCCCGGGTGGATGCGGTCGTGATCTACCGCGTTCCGGCCACACCGCAGATCCTTGCGCTCATCGACGCGACGAGAGCAAAGGGAACGCCGGTGCTCTTCGACGTCGACGACCTCATCTTCGATCCGTCGGTCGCCGACTCGATCCCCGCGCTCAAGCTGCTGCCGCCCGACGAGGCAGAGCTGTGGATGCAGGGAGTGCATCGTTACCGGACGACGCTCGAGGCCTGCGACGTGTTCATCGGCAGCACGCGTGCACTCGTCGACCATGCCGAGCGGGTGACCGGACTGCCGGCGGAGCGCTACCCGAACGGCGTGGGCATCGTGCTGGCGCGGCTTTCCGACGAGGCGCTCCGTCGGCCCCGAGCCCCTGGAGGGTTACGAATCGGCTACCTGAGTGGAACCACGACCCACGACCACGACTGGCTGCACATCGAGCCGACAGTGCTCGCCGTGCTTCGTCGTCGACCCGACGTGGAGCTCTGGCTCGGCGGCCACGTCTCGCCGTCGACTGCTCTGCAGGATCTCGGCGATCAGGTGAGGCGGATTCAGATGCTGCCCTGGACGGAGTTGCCGGGCGTGCTCCGTGACCTCGACGTCAACCTGGCCCCGCTCGAGCCGGGAAGCA
Encoded proteins:
- a CDS encoding glycosyltransferase, giving the protein DRRAIRHPRGRRYRGARTAVHPARDRSATGAAGGASRARPSRARPDGGAAAELGLPGAHDRQREPARLGHHDGGQAPAGGSPCARAARRWLRRALQLAVRGPRAGGAVLSTSDRRPARRRPRAGRRHRVDRGHAARHLRHPGRLRSGERGRGGASGHGAQARRARSTGAVEARPDGVDARAAGGPARGVARHRRQARSPARSLAPPRTERRSGREAPDLRVGRSPRARRRRLGPLPSKLRQRRNRGRRERGHDVSVYAGRLDAGRTPLSTWEEIDEVGLAVRWIVTTDAIDWSSTRNYDNPPVTADFSAYLRRERPDVVHLHTLQSLGAGLVGASAEGGARVVLTMHDFWWFCARQFLVEHDLRPCSLVVDAGVCECQVDRPWLDARTRFLRAQLGHVDVVLAPSSSAARVFAANGVPVTRLKVDENGLPEAEASARAQRPGRRTRAHGPVRFLYAGGSNPMKGVQDLFAAARHLTDRAGWHLRAYGTEEHVAATGEEVDARSIDVLASFDPAELDDVLAESDVLVVPSVMRESHSIITREALVRGLAVVCTDSLGPEEVVEHGRNGLVVPTGAPLALSRAMRRLIDEPALLDRLQAAAPSVAVRPLSTQLDTAEEVYSSPSREREVTQVRRVLFVSGIEGAPLRYRVRLPAEALELLGVESEVRHYRDPGLDQIAARVDAVVIYRVPATPQILALIDATRAKGTPVLFDVDDLIFDPSVADSIPALKLLPPDEAELWMQGVHRYRTTLEACDVFIGSTRALVDHAERVTGLPAERYPNGVGIVLARLSDEALRRPRAPGGLRIGYLSGTTTHDHDWLHIEPTVLAVLRRRPDVELWLGGHVSPSTALQDLGDQVRRIQMLPWTELPGVLRDLDVNLAPLEPGSIFNEAKSAIKWLEAALTATPTIASPTEPFREVIADER